A region of Corallincola holothuriorum DNA encodes the following proteins:
- a CDS encoding BCCT family transporter translates to MSDSSSPFKLKAKINPPVFYSATLLVFLIVVSAVLMPEKFNKLSTDMQASIVTNVSWFYVAAVAIILMTVAYLGISRLGDIKLGPDHSAPDFSNGSWFAMLFSAGMGIGLMFFGVAEPVMHYLSPPTGDPGSVEAAREAMKLTFFHWGLHAWGIYAMVALILAYFGYRHGLPLTLRSALYPLIGDKIYGPIGHAVDVFAILGTVFGVATSLGYGVLQVNSGLNYLFALPVNETVQVVLIVVISGLAAISVATGLDKGIRILSEINLLLAVALVGLVLLLGPTVLLLQMFLQNTGGYLSDIVNKTFNLFAYQPTDWLGGWTLLYWGWWLSWSPFVGMFIARISRGRTIREFVIGVLFVPTGFTFLWMTVFGNTSIDMMLQGTGDELAAVVNQDVSLALFKFLEAFPMSSFLSVIAIIMVVVFFVTSSDSGSMVVDMLASGGTDKTPVWQRVFWASMEGVVAIALLLAGGLGALQTATIASALPFCIVLLISAYGLLKALRIDATKRVSLDQVIHPPRVDSSLVGWERRLKNLVLLPRRKNVGQFIADVVIPAMESVATELEKHSVDTRFAVDEDSLSARFEVFHGDEQDFLYRVRPKAYLQPSFLVEEDDDEARKYFRAEVFLLEGGQDYDIMGWSKEQVISDMIDQYEKHMHFLHQVR, encoded by the coding sequence ATGTCTGACTCTTCGAGTCCCTTTAAACTAAAAGCCAAGATCAACCCCCCTGTTTTTTATAGCGCAACCCTATTGGTTTTTCTTATCGTGGTTAGCGCTGTGTTGATGCCGGAAAAATTCAACAAACTCTCCACTGACATGCAAGCGTCCATTGTGACTAATGTCAGTTGGTTTTATGTTGCGGCGGTGGCGATCATCCTTATGACGGTTGCGTATCTAGGGATAAGTCGGCTCGGCGATATCAAGTTGGGGCCGGATCACTCGGCACCGGATTTCAGCAATGGTTCTTGGTTTGCCATGCTTTTTTCTGCCGGTATGGGTATCGGCTTGATGTTTTTTGGCGTTGCTGAACCGGTAATGCATTACTTGTCCCCCCCTACGGGTGACCCTGGTAGCGTGGAAGCGGCACGGGAAGCGATGAAGCTGACCTTTTTCCATTGGGGGCTTCACGCTTGGGGGATCTACGCCATGGTAGCGTTGATCCTCGCGTATTTTGGTTATCGTCATGGTTTGCCGCTTACCTTGCGCTCCGCTTTGTATCCGCTGATTGGCGATAAAATTTATGGCCCGATCGGTCATGCCGTGGATGTGTTTGCCATTCTGGGCACCGTGTTTGGTGTGGCAACGTCATTAGGTTATGGCGTGTTGCAGGTTAATTCTGGTTTGAACTACCTGTTTGCTCTGCCAGTGAACGAAACGGTACAAGTGGTGCTTATCGTCGTTATTTCTGGGTTGGCGGCGATCTCAGTGGCGACCGGACTGGATAAAGGGATCCGCATTTTGTCGGAGATTAACCTGCTATTGGCCGTTGCCTTAGTTGGGTTGGTGTTGCTGTTGGGGCCGACGGTGCTGCTACTACAGATGTTTCTACAAAATACCGGCGGTTACCTCTCTGATATCGTCAATAAGACCTTCAATCTGTTTGCCTATCAACCCACCGATTGGCTGGGCGGATGGACACTGCTGTATTGGGGCTGGTGGCTTTCCTGGTCGCCATTTGTGGGGATGTTTATCGCCCGCATCTCCCGTGGTCGCACCATCCGTGAATTTGTGATTGGCGTACTTTTTGTACCGACCGGTTTCACCTTTTTATGGATGACGGTGTTCGGGAATACCTCCATCGATATGATGTTGCAAGGCACCGGTGATGAGCTGGCAGCCGTGGTCAATCAGGATGTGTCATTGGCGTTGTTCAAGTTTCTTGAAGCATTTCCTATGTCATCGTTCTTATCAGTGATCGCTATCATCATGGTGGTGGTGTTTTTTGTTACCTCCTCTGATTCTGGCTCCATGGTGGTTGATATGTTGGCGTCAGGCGGTACGGACAAAACCCCAGTTTGGCAGCGGGTTTTTTGGGCTTCGATGGAGGGGGTAGTGGCGATCGCCTTGCTGCTAGCTGGCGGACTCGGTGCTTTGCAAACGGCGACGATTGCCAGTGCCTTACCATTTTGTATTGTGCTTTTGATCTCTGCTTATGGCTTGTTGAAGGCGTTGCGTATTGATGCGACGAAGCGGGTCAGTTTAGATCAAGTGATCCATCCACCAAGGGTCGACAGCAGCCTGGTAGGTTGGGAGCGCAGGTTGAAGAATTTAGTGCTGTTGCCGCGGCGAAAAAATGTCGGTCAGTTTATTGCCGATGTGGTGATCCCTGCGATGGAGTCGGTAGCCACTGAACTGGAAAAGCATAGTGTGGATACGCGATTTGCGGTTGATGAAGACAGCCTGAGTGCTCGCTTTGAGGTGTTCCATGGTGATGAACAGGATTTTCTTTATCGGGTGCGGCCTAAAGCGTATCTGCAGCCCAGTTTCTTGGTCGAAGAAGATGATGATGAAGCGCGTAAGTACTTCCGTGCCGAGGTTTTTCTGTTGGAAGGTGGGCAGGACTACGACATCATGGGGTGGAGTAAAGAGCAGGTGATCAGCGACATGATTGATCAGTATGAAAAACATATGCACTTTTTGCATCAGGTGCGCTGA
- a CDS encoding GNAT family N-acetyltransferase, which produces MEVTIRSAEKSDVAGIKGIYAQPHAYSGTLQLPYPSEALWQSRFDNASADYHNLVAITNGKVIGQLGLMVSTRPRRKHVAGFGMAVCASVLGQGVATRLLESALHMCDNWLNIERVELEVFTDNKAAIALYRKFGFVIEGEHVSSAFKNGVYADVYSMARLRAAVVVKP; this is translated from the coding sequence ATGGAAGTCACGATTAGAAGTGCTGAAAAGTCTGATGTTGCAGGGATCAAAGGGATCTATGCTCAACCCCATGCATACTCGGGCACACTGCAGCTTCCTTATCCCTCAGAGGCACTGTGGCAATCACGTTTCGATAACGCTTCTGCGGATTACCATAACTTGGTGGCGATCACTAACGGCAAGGTGATCGGTCAACTTGGTTTGATGGTATCAACGCGGCCTCGGCGTAAGCATGTCGCTGGTTTTGGTATGGCGGTGTGTGCCTCCGTCTTAGGTCAAGGCGTTGCGACGCGATTGTTGGAAAGCGCGCTGCATATGTGTGATAACTGGCTCAATATCGAACGTGTTGAATTAGAAGTGTTTACTGATAACAAAGCAGCAATCGCTTTATACCGAAAGTTTGGTTTTGTTATCGAAGGAGAGCACGTTAGTTCGGCATTTAAAAATGGCGTCTATGCTGATGTGTATAGCATGGCTAGGCTACGTGCAGCCGTTGTCGTTAAGCCTTAA
- the ggt gene encoding gamma-glutamyltransferase, translating to MRCWLLSLILLTAFPTIAYDRITGAHFASRSEVIAQHGMAATSQPLATQVALDILKKGGSAVDAAIAANAMLGLVEPTGSGIGGDLFAIVWDAKTQQLYGLNASGRSPKSLTLAHLHSLGLDYLPPYGPLPVSVPGAVDGWFELHGKFGKLPMTKLLQPAIDYAEQGFPVSELVAYYMQRSAPRLSEYPGFAQVFMPNGKMPAKGELFKNPALASTYRQVAQGGRDAFYKGDIAVSIAAFMKQHGGFLSYEDLASHTSEWIKPVSTNYRGYDVWELPPNGQGIAALQILNILEPYDIAAMGLDSPEYVHLFVEAKKLAFEDRAKYYADPAFNQIPVAGLIAKSYANERAKLINPRRASQRLDAGNPALYHGDTIYLTTADKDGNMVSLIQSNYRGMGSGMTTPELGFVLQDRGQLFSLQEGHFNSYAPGKRPFHTIIPAFVTKEGKPWLSYGVMGGATQPQMHAQILVNMIDFGMNLQEAGDAPRILHTGSSQPTGEQMTDGGHVSLENGFSAGTRRTLLQMGHTLKEESGPYGGYQAIMRDLATGVYYGASESRKDGQAAGY from the coding sequence ATGCGCTGCTGGCTACTGTCTCTGATCCTATTAACTGCTTTTCCCACGATAGCTTACGACCGTATCACCGGTGCACACTTCGCCAGTCGCTCTGAAGTGATCGCGCAACATGGTATGGCGGCAACCAGTCAACCATTGGCTACTCAGGTGGCGTTGGACATACTTAAAAAGGGGGGCAGTGCGGTTGATGCTGCCATTGCCGCCAATGCGATGCTTGGTCTGGTTGAGCCGACGGGTAGCGGTATTGGCGGCGATCTGTTCGCTATTGTCTGGGATGCAAAAACGCAGCAGTTATATGGTCTAAACGCATCAGGGCGTTCGCCTAAGTCTCTTACTTTGGCACACCTGCACTCCTTGGGGCTCGACTATTTACCACCTTATGGGCCGTTACCTGTATCCGTACCGGGGGCGGTGGATGGTTGGTTTGAATTACACGGCAAGTTCGGCAAGTTGCCGATGACCAAGTTGCTGCAACCCGCGATTGATTATGCTGAACAAGGATTTCCTGTGAGTGAGTTGGTGGCTTACTACATGCAGCGTAGTGCGCCACGTTTGTCTGAGTATCCCGGCTTTGCTCAAGTTTTTATGCCGAATGGCAAAATGCCAGCCAAGGGGGAACTGTTTAAAAACCCGGCGCTGGCAAGTACTTATCGCCAAGTTGCCCAAGGTGGACGCGACGCTTTTTATAAAGGGGATATTGCGGTCAGTATTGCCGCTTTTATGAAACAACATGGTGGTTTTCTGAGTTATGAAGATCTCGCCTCCCATACCTCTGAGTGGATTAAGCCTGTCTCCACTAATTATCGAGGTTACGATGTGTGGGAGTTACCCCCGAATGGCCAAGGGATAGCGGCACTGCAAATTCTCAATATTTTGGAGCCATACGATATAGCCGCCATGGGGTTGGATAGTCCGGAGTATGTGCATCTGTTTGTTGAAGCAAAGAAGCTCGCATTTGAAGATCGCGCCAAGTATTACGCCGATCCCGCGTTTAATCAGATCCCCGTGGCCGGTCTGATCGCAAAATCTTATGCCAATGAACGAGCAAAACTGATTAATCCGCGACGCGCCAGTCAGCGCTTGGATGCTGGCAACCCAGCGCTGTACCACGGCGATACTATCTACCTGACCACCGCAGACAAAGATGGCAACATGGTGTCGTTGATCCAAAGTAACTACCGCGGCATGGGCTCGGGGATGACAACGCCTGAGCTCGGCTTTGTACTGCAAGATCGCGGTCAGTTGTTTAGTCTGCAGGAAGGGCATTTTAATAGTTACGCGCCTGGCAAACGCCCGTTTCATACTATTATTCCTGCCTTTGTGACCAAAGAGGGCAAGCCTTGGCTCAGTTATGGTGTGATGGGCGGCGCAACTCAGCCACAGATGCATGCGCAGATCCTGGTCAATATGATCGATTTTGGTATGAATCTACAGGAGGCGGGGGATGCGCCACGTATTTTGCATACCGGCTCCAGTCAGCCCACAGGCGAACAGATGACAGATGGCGGGCATGTTAGTTTGGAGAACGGTTTTTCTGCTGGTACTCGCCGTACACTGCTGCAGATGGGGCATACCTTAAAAGAGGAGTCAGGTCCTTACGGTGGCTATCAGGCGATCATGCGCGATCTTGCAACCGGCGTTTACTACGGTGCTTCCGAAAGTCGCAAGGATGGGCAGGCAGCAGGCTACTGA
- a CDS encoding TIGR01212 family radical SAM protein (This family includes YhcC from E. coli K-12, an uncharacterized radical SAM protein.), with the protein MQHTPQLFHSFGYYLKQQFGRKIRKLSLHGDFSCPNRDGTLGRGGCTFCNVASFVDETARAAPISQQLQLREQELKRKADAYLAYFQAYTSTYGEQVQLQKLYDQALAAKDIVGLCVGTRPDCVPDGVLRMLAEYQAQGQEIWLELGLQTANDQTLKRINRGHDFAAYQDAVTRAKHYGLKVCTHLIVGLPGEDQQDALQTLDKVLTVGVDGLKLHPLHIVEGSVMAKAWRADRLATISLESYAETAAKMIQATPAQVVFHRVSAHARPPTLLAPDWCADRWLGPQAIEAILAAEGGQGSATAAPFRAA; encoded by the coding sequence ATGCAGCATACTCCTCAACTTTTTCACAGCTTTGGTTACTATCTAAAGCAGCAGTTTGGTCGCAAGATCCGCAAGCTGTCACTGCACGGTGATTTTAGCTGCCCCAATCGCGATGGCACCCTTGGCCGAGGGGGCTGTACTTTCTGTAATGTCGCTTCTTTTGTCGATGAAACAGCCCGTGCAGCACCTATCTCTCAACAGTTACAGCTGCGCGAGCAAGAATTAAAGCGTAAAGCGGATGCTTATTTGGCGTATTTTCAGGCGTACACCAGTACCTATGGTGAGCAGGTTCAACTGCAAAAGCTGTATGATCAGGCGCTGGCGGCGAAAGATATTGTTGGATTGTGTGTCGGTACCCGTCCTGATTGTGTGCCCGATGGTGTGCTCAGGATGTTGGCGGAGTATCAGGCTCAAGGTCAAGAGATCTGGCTGGAGCTGGGGTTGCAAACGGCGAATGATCAAACCCTGAAGCGAATTAATCGTGGCCACGACTTTGCTGCCTACCAAGATGCTGTCACACGAGCCAAACATTATGGACTAAAAGTATGCACTCACCTTATTGTCGGTTTGCCAGGTGAAGATCAGCAAGATGCTTTGCAGACCTTGGATAAAGTGCTGACGGTAGGAGTGGATGGTCTAAAGCTGCATCCATTGCACATTGTTGAGGGGAGCGTGATGGCGAAAGCGTGGCGTGCTGACCGCTTGGCAACGATTAGTCTAGAAAGCTATGCAGAAACAGCAGCGAAGATGATCCAAGCGACCCCTGCGCAGGTGGTCTTCCATCGGGTGTCGGCTCACGCCCGTCCGCCCACTTTACTGGCGCCTGATTGGTGTGCGGATCGTTGGCTAGGGCCGCAAGCTATTGAAGCAATATTGGCAGCGGAAGGGGGGCAGGGAAGCGCAACGGCAGCCCCTTTTCGTGCTGCCTGA
- the argR gene encoding transcriptional regulator ArgR, with amino-acid sequence MNYGKQEDLVRSFKNLLKEECFGSQGEIVKALQTQGFININQSKVSRMLSKFGAVRTRNAKQEMVYCLPIELGVPTTSSQLKNLVLDIDNNEVAIVIRTSPGAAQLIARLLDSLGKAEGILGTIAGDDTIFITPTNVKEISKTVSAVKSLFAFSS; translated from the coding sequence ATGAATTACGGTAAGCAGGAAGACTTGGTCCGCTCGTTCAAGAACCTGTTGAAGGAAGAGTGTTTCGGCTCTCAAGGGGAGATAGTTAAAGCGCTGCAAACGCAAGGCTTTATCAATATCAACCAGTCGAAAGTTTCCCGCATGTTAAGCAAGTTTGGCGCAGTAAGAACACGTAATGCCAAACAAGAGATGGTGTACTGCCTACCTATCGAACTCGGCGTTCCAACCACTTCTAGTCAGCTTAAAAACCTGGTTTTAGATATCGACAACAACGAAGTCGCTATCGTTATCCGTACCAGTCCTGGGGCTGCTCAGCTGATTGCCCGACTATTAGATTCATTAGGCAAAGCGGAAGGGATACTCGGCACCATCGCCGGCGATGACACTATTTTCATTACGCCAACCAACGTGAAAGAGATAAGCAAAACGGTCAGCGCCGTCAAATCTCTGTTCGCTTTTTCCAGCTAA
- the mdh gene encoding malate dehydrogenase: MKVAVLGAAGGIGQALSLLLKTQLPAGSELALFDIAPVTPGVAKDLSHIPTQVAIEGYGQDGLNDALKGADIVMIPAGVPRKPGMDRADLFNFNAGIVKNLVEAIAEQCPKACIGIITNPVNTTVAIAAEVLKKAGVYDPKKLFGVTTLDVIRAEAFIAEAKGLNPEEVNINVIGGHSGVTILPLLSQLGLDFSDEEIAALTDRIQNAGTEVVEAKAGGGSATLSMGQAAARFCLSLVKAMQGEPVIECAYVEGPGEHTKFFAQPVKLGAEGIETVLPYGDVSPFEQAALEGMMDTLQGDIQKGIEFAG; this comes from the coding sequence ATGAAAGTCGCTGTATTAGGTGCTGCTGGTGGAATCGGCCAAGCACTGTCGCTGTTATTAAAAACTCAATTACCTGCAGGCTCTGAATTAGCGTTGTTTGATATTGCACCAGTAACGCCAGGTGTTGCTAAAGATCTCAGCCATATCCCAACACAGGTAGCGATTGAAGGTTACGGTCAGGATGGCCTCAATGATGCTCTGAAAGGTGCAGATATTGTGATGATCCCTGCCGGTGTGCCGCGCAAGCCGGGCATGGATCGCGCCGATCTGTTTAACTTCAATGCCGGTATCGTTAAGAACCTGGTTGAAGCGATTGCCGAGCAGTGCCCTAAGGCTTGCATCGGTATTATCACTAACCCAGTGAATACCACGGTTGCTATTGCTGCCGAAGTACTAAAGAAAGCTGGTGTTTACGATCCGAAGAAACTGTTTGGTGTAACAACGCTGGATGTTATTCGCGCCGAAGCTTTTATTGCTGAAGCCAAAGGGTTAAACCCGGAAGAAGTGAACATCAATGTTATTGGCGGTCACAGCGGTGTCACCATTCTGCCTCTGTTGTCGCAGTTGGGCTTGGATTTCTCAGACGAAGAGATTGCCGCCTTGACTGATCGAATTCAGAACGCTGGTACTGAAGTCGTTGAAGCCAAAGCTGGTGGTGGCTCTGCTACCTTGTCTATGGGACAAGCAGCAGCACGCTTCTGCCTGTCTCTGGTGAAAGCGATGCAGGGTGAACCTGTGATTGAATGTGCTTATGTTGAAGGCCCTGGTGAACATACCAAGTTCTTTGCTCAGCCGGTTAAACTGGGTGCCGAAGGCATTGAAACTGTATTGCCATACGGTGACGTTAGCCCGTTTGAACAAGCGGCGCTGGAAGGCATGATGGATACGCTGCAAGGTGATATCCAGAAAGGCATTGAGTTTGCTGGCTAA
- the ispB gene encoding octaprenyl diphosphate synthase, translating to MNLEQIRLLAEDDMQQVNHAIMEQLSSDVALINQLGFYIVNSGGKRLRPLLTTLAARAVGYDGTQHQTLAAIIEFIHTATLLHDDVVDESTMRRGRKTANAMFGDQASVLVGDFLYTRAFQMMVTLDSMRVMQVLADATNVIAEGEVMQLMNCNDPDTDEARYMEVIYCKTAKLFEAATHLAAELAGESESNKQAMADYGRYLGTAFQLIDDLLDYTADADALGKNLGDDLAEGKPTLPLIRAMQVGTEAQQKIIRHAIEHGAEVEQLPNIVAAIESTDAFAYTRLRADEEAMKAVKALDFLADSEYKSALIALARIAVQRDH from the coding sequence ATGAATCTCGAGCAAATTCGGTTACTTGCCGAAGACGATATGCAGCAAGTAAACCATGCAATTATGGAGCAGCTCAGCTCTGACGTGGCGTTGATCAATCAACTTGGCTTTTACATCGTCAATAGTGGCGGCAAGCGGCTACGTCCTTTGCTAACCACCCTTGCCGCACGCGCGGTTGGCTATGATGGCACACAACACCAAACCCTCGCTGCAATCATAGAGTTCATCCATACTGCCACCCTGCTCCACGATGATGTGGTTGACGAATCAACCATGCGCCGTGGCCGTAAGACCGCTAACGCCATGTTCGGCGATCAGGCGAGTGTGCTAGTCGGTGACTTTCTCTATACCCGGGCATTTCAAATGATGGTGACGCTGGACTCAATGCGCGTTATGCAGGTTCTCGCTGATGCCACCAATGTGATCGCAGAAGGTGAAGTGATGCAGTTGATGAACTGCAACGATCCCGATACCGATGAAGCGCGCTACATGGAAGTGATCTACTGCAAAACCGCTAAATTATTTGAAGCCGCGACTCACTTGGCGGCAGAGCTGGCTGGCGAATCGGAGAGCAATAAGCAGGCAATGGCGGACTATGGCCGTTATTTAGGCACTGCGTTCCAACTGATTGATGATCTCCTCGATTACACCGCTGACGCCGATGCCCTAGGTAAAAATCTAGGAGATGACCTAGCAGAAGGTAAACCGACCCTGCCGCTGATCCGCGCCATGCAAGTCGGTACTGAAGCACAACAGAAGATCATTCGTCATGCCATCGAACATGGTGCCGAAGTAGAGCAATTACCGAATATTGTCGCAGCCATTGAATCAACCGATGCCTTTGCTTATACCCGTCTACGGGCCGACGAGGAAGCGATGAAAGCGGTAAAGGCACTGGATTTCCTCGCCGATAGCGAATACAAAAGCGCACTGATCGCGCTGGCACGTATTGCCGTACAACGGGATCACTAA
- the rplU gene encoding 50S ribosomal protein L21 has product MYAVFQSGGKQHRVAEGQTVRLEKLDAETGATIEFDKVLMVANGEDIKVGAPYVDGSKITAEIVTHGRGAKVKIVKFRRRKHSRKQMGHRQWFTEVKITGISA; this is encoded by the coding sequence ATGTACGCTGTTTTCCAAAGTGGCGGTAAGCAACACCGTGTAGCCGAGGGGCAAACCGTTCGCTTAGAAAAGCTGGACGCGGAGACCGGAGCTACTATCGAATTCGATAAAGTGCTGATGGTAGCAAACGGTGAAGATATTAAGGTGGGAGCACCTTACGTTGATGGCAGCAAAATTACTGCTGAAATCGTAACTCACGGTCGTGGCGCTAAGGTCAAGATCGTTAAGTTCCGTCGTCGTAAGCACTCTCGTAAGCAGATGGGCCACCGTCAGTGGTTCACTGAAGTCAAAATCACTGGCATCAGTGCTTAA
- the rpmA gene encoding 50S ribosomal protein L27, whose translation MAHKKAGGSTRNGRDSESKRLGVKRFGGESVLAGNIIVRQRGTKFHAGNNVGIGKDHTLFATANGKVLFEVKGPKSRKYISIVAE comes from the coding sequence ATGGCACATAAAAAAGCAGGCGGTAGTACCCGAAATGGACGCGATTCAGAAAGTAAGCGTCTGGGTGTTAAGCGTTTCGGCGGTGAATCAGTATTAGCCGGTAACATCATCGTTCGTCAGCGCGGAACTAAGTTCCATGCTGGTAACAACGTTGGTATCGGTAAAGACCACACTTTGTTTGCAACTGCCAATGGCAAGGTGCTTTTCGAAGTTAAAGGTCCTAAGAGCCGTAAGTATATTAGCATCGTTGCTGAATAA
- the cgtA gene encoding Obg family GTPase CgtA — MKFVDEAVIRVEAGDGGNGIVSFRREKYVPKGGPDGGDGGDGGDVYLVADENYNTLIDFRFERFHRAERGTNGQSANCTGKRGEDLELRVPVGTRATDQDTGEVIGDLTKHEQKLMVAKGGYHGLGNARFKSSTNRAPRQKTMGTPGEVRSLKMELMLLADVGLLGFPNAGKSTFIRSVSAAKPKVADYPFTTLVPNLGVVRPESHRSFVVADIPGLIEGAADGAGLGIRFLKHLERCRLLLHVVDICPVDGTDPAETAVAILDELAQYSPKLASKPRWLVFNKTDLLLEDEADEVVDRVVAALDWQGDVYRMSAFNKEGTDPLCWKILEYLESLPADRLAEVEEAEKVEFQWDHYHKEQIEKFVDDDDDDWDDDDDDHDMEIIYKP, encoded by the coding sequence ATGAAGTTTGTAGATGAAGCAGTCATTCGCGTTGAAGCGGGAGATGGCGGCAACGGTATTGTCAGTTTCCGTCGTGAAAAGTATGTACCTAAGGGTGGCCCAGACGGTGGTGATGGTGGTGATGGTGGTGATGTTTATTTAGTCGCCGATGAGAACTACAACACCCTGATCGATTTTCGTTTTGAACGTTTTCATCGCGCAGAGCGCGGTACCAATGGTCAAAGTGCTAACTGTACCGGTAAGCGGGGTGAAGATTTAGAGCTGCGAGTCCCCGTAGGTACCCGTGCCACTGATCAGGACACCGGTGAAGTGATCGGTGATCTGACAAAACATGAACAGAAGTTGATGGTGGCCAAGGGCGGCTATCATGGTTTGGGTAATGCACGCTTTAAAAGCAGTACCAACCGAGCGCCACGCCAAAAAACCATGGGTACGCCTGGTGAAGTGCGAAGCTTGAAGATGGAGCTGATGTTGCTGGCCGATGTGGGGTTGTTAGGTTTCCCTAATGCCGGTAAGTCGACTTTTATCCGTTCTGTCTCAGCGGCCAAGCCAAAAGTGGCGGATTATCCGTTTACCACTTTGGTACCTAATCTGGGGGTGGTTCGTCCCGAATCCCATCGCAGCTTTGTTGTTGCTGATATCCCCGGACTGATCGAAGGCGCTGCAGATGGTGCTGGTCTGGGTATTCGCTTTCTTAAGCACTTAGAGCGTTGCCGCTTATTGTTGCATGTGGTTGATATCTGCCCTGTCGATGGCACTGATCCCGCAGAAACAGCCGTTGCCATCCTCGATGAATTAGCACAGTACAGCCCCAAGCTGGCGAGCAAGCCGCGCTGGTTAGTCTTTAATAAGACCGATTTGCTACTGGAGGATGAGGCTGACGAGGTGGTTGATCGCGTAGTCGCAGCTCTGGATTGGCAGGGCGATGTGTATCGCATGTCGGCGTTCAACAAAGAGGGCACGGATCCACTTTGTTGGAAGATCTTAGAATATCTGGAATCGCTACCTGCAGATCGTTTAGCGGAAGTGGAAGAAGCGGAGAAGGTCGAGTTCCAATGGGATCATTATCATAAAGAGCAGATCGAAAAATTTGTCGATGATGATGACGATGATTGGGATGATGATGACGATGATCATGATATGGAGATCATCTACAAACCATAG
- a CDS encoding threonine/serine exporter family protein: protein MSASNNKPQLSLEQHEEATRLSLWGGQLLLQYGAESQLVETLTHRLGTALGCDWMDLAVSHNAIVLTSVSGPRYLTKTRRIVDRGINMTTVSQICRLVVMVEKGLKDARDVRQKLRELSDKQFHYNRWLMVVMVGLSCACFARLQGGDWPVFGVTFMASAVAMFVRQELHHRGYHLLMNWVLSAAAATAVASLGPAFSLGNKPELAMAASVLLLVPGFPLMNAISDMVKGHVNVGIARWTWASMMTLSVALGILLAMNLTGVWGWL, encoded by the coding sequence ATGTCTGCCTCGAATAACAAACCTCAGCTTTCGCTGGAACAGCATGAAGAAGCTACCCGCCTCTCTCTATGGGGCGGGCAGTTATTACTGCAGTATGGTGCGGAAAGCCAGCTGGTAGAAACGCTCACTCACCGCCTGGGGACCGCCCTTGGTTGTGACTGGATGGATCTGGCCGTCTCTCACAATGCCATCGTACTCACGTCTGTATCCGGCCCCCGTTATCTCACCAAAACACGGCGTATTGTCGACCGAGGCATTAATATGACCACGGTAAGTCAGATCTGCCGTTTGGTGGTGATGGTCGAAAAGGGACTGAAAGACGCCCGTGATGTGCGCCAGAAACTTCGAGAGTTGAGCGACAAGCAGTTTCATTATAATCGCTGGTTAATGGTGGTGATGGTGGGGTTGTCCTGCGCCTGCTTTGCCCGTTTGCAAGGTGGTGACTGGCCGGTTTTTGGCGTTACCTTTATGGCGTCAGCCGTAGCGATGTTTGTGCGGCAGGAGTTACATCACCGTGGCTATCATCTGTTGATGAACTGGGTATTATCCGCTGCTGCTGCGACTGCCGTCGCGAGTTTAGGGCCAGCATTTAGTTTGGGTAATAAGCCTGAGTTGGCGATGGCGGCCAGTGTGTTGCTGCTGGTGCCAGGCTTCCCGTTGATGAATGCGATCTCTGATATGGTCAAAGGCCATGTGAATGTCGGTATTGCTCGGTGGACCTGGGCTTCTATGATGACGCTGAGTGTTGCCCTCGGGATCTTGCTGGCGATGAACCTGACAGGTGTTTGGGGGTGGCTGTAA
- a CDS encoding threonine/serine exporter family protein, whose translation MELLINLLDDAFFSAIPAVGFAMLFNVPKKALIYCALAAAIAHSLRTLLISLGISVELGSFLVSVLVGVLAFHWAKKKLVPEQVFTVAAIIPMIPGKFAFATMVGLVQLNIDGAVSPWLLGDVIDNGLKTLFILGALSVGLAMPQLFLQRSKPVV comes from the coding sequence ATGGAGTTGCTGATTAACCTGCTGGACGACGCTTTCTTCAGTGCTATTCCCGCCGTTGGTTTCGCTATGCTCTTCAATGTGCCGAAAAAAGCACTGATTTACTGTGCCTTGGCCGCAGCTATTGCCCATAGTTTGCGTACCCTGCTGATCAGTTTGGGGATCTCTGTGGAGCTGGGATCATTTTTGGTCTCTGTTTTGGTCGGTGTTTTAGCTTTCCACTGGGCAAAAAAGAAGTTGGTGCCAGAACAAGTTTTTACGGTCGCGGCGATCATTCCGATGATCCCCGGCAAGTTTGCCTTTGCTACCATGGTTGGCCTGGTACAGCTTAATATTGATGGTGCTGTGTCTCCTTGGTTGCTGGGGGATGTTATCGACAATGGTTTGAAGACGCTGTTTATTCTCGGCGCGTTGAGTGTCGGTCTCGCCATGCCGCAGCTTTTCCTGCAACGTAGTAAACCCGTGGTGTAA